The sequence CATAATTTgttgtaattattaattttggtgtAATTGTTTCGATTCTATCTATTAAACTTTTAACCGAATAACCATCGAATAATGTACATTGAGTTGCACCAATACGAGCACATGATAACATTGCAATTAATGGTTCTAATGTATTTGccataaatattaaaacattatcattttttgaaaCATTTAAGTTTAAAAGAACTCTTGAAAATTTACATACTTTTTcatataattgataataggttaatttaattgttttctttaaatatggACATTCATAAATTAATGCATCTTGATCTCTTTTAGCAggatttttaatatgaatgtctaataaattataacatGTATTTAATTCACCACCTTTAAACCAATCTGGATATATTTCATCGCCACTATAAACTTTATCATACATTTTTtcccttttatttttaaaaatcttagtttttgttttaattttaatatctcttttttaacaaagaaaaaaaaagatatatatTTACCAAAAAACATTCTTTTTAGCAACCTCATCCCAAAAAGCTTCTGGATTAGAATTTGAATAACtgttatcatttaaataatcaaaaggATCACTAAGTTTATacatatttgtttttaattatttaataaaatgaaaatgaaaaattaaatataataaaatacaaatgaaatattaaaaaaaaaaaagaaaaaaaaaattaataatactaaatcatggaaaaaaaaaatttatacataaaaataaattttattgcACCCgtcattaaaaattattcatattatgaATATCCTAAATTACAAAAAGTGAGTAAACTAGAATtatgaaatgaataaaattaaataaaaaaaatatgtccactaataatttcaattaagattatttaaaagatacatgaaaaaggtttatttaaaatctcCAAATTTATTCCTActacttttttttacatataccataattcataataaaaaaaaataagaaattaatgtcgcaataaaaaatataaataaataaaataatatggAGAATTTTTTGGGAAAGTGCAAAAATtctaatgaaaaaaaaaaaaattcttattGTTTGTtagataatatttttatataataaaatttttaataaactaatatcaatttctaattaataattaatcacactttattattaaattatcataaaataattaaaaagaatctggccataaaaaaaatatattttaataaattaaaaattgaaaaaatcttatattatttaattagaattgaatattaatttgtcattaaattataaaaaatttattgatttaccATATTGTGAGAAATTTTACTATTGTAATttctcattttttaaaacataaaactataatttaataatatacaacaattaataggaaataatactattgaaatttctcattttttaaaacattaaacTATAGTTTAATATATTgtagattattaaaaactataataaaatgataaaaaataatgggtgtacaataaatatttaaataaaaaatattaaaatataagaatttttatttttttttaaataatttaacattttactaggtttttttttcccgtgcaagatatttttttttttttttttttaaattaaaaaaaggtttgAAATTATCATATCTGCCCAATATCTATagggttttaaaaattttcattcatatattttttgtaattatctttatttaagtTTTGTCTAATTAAATGCCTAGATAAAATGGAGtccaaagaaaaaaaaaaaaaaaaaaaaaaaaaaaaaaaaaaaattaaatataaatagaatcattttatatctttctcattgtttgaattaaaaacaaaacaaattattttatatctttCTCATTGCTTAGATTgggattttataattatttttttaaaattaaattgttaaatttttttttactgatcaaaattttttcatatcttttgaaaaaaaaaaaataaaaaaaaatcttaaaaatataaataaatattcattttaataaCCAAACAGtctagtttttatttttatttgcagttttttaagaaaaaaaaatttaaaaaaatttatctaTTTTTCCTTATTttctctatttttttttttttttaaggaaTATCTCTTTAGTggtgataaaaaataaaaaaaggataGAATCCAAAAAATATggataattaattaataatttggaTATATGTAAAATAATAAGGAAGGAGGTGGATTAAAAAAACTCTTTTCGTCCCATAGTAAAACACTATTTttagtcaaaaaaaaaaaataattaaaaaaaaaaaatcaaaaaaaaaaaaatcaaataatttcaaacatattatttaaaagtttaaatttttttattttttttttatattttttatatattttttatatctcctacttttattaaattaaaaaaaaaataatccaaattattttcttttttaattattattgttggaGGGAATTTTCCATAAAATTTCACTACAGTAGCGTagtgaattttattatttaatttgacTACGCTGCTGTAGTGAATTCCTATTGACGGTGCGTTCATGAAGTTAAACCTGGGTGGTGTGTGTTACACAATATACCGTGTGAGAATTCACAATAAgcaaatatttcaattttattgatGTCGTAGCCTTATTGcggttttaatattttggaaaaaattaaaaacagaGGTTGAAATAGAAACCTTAGTTCTTTTTTAAGTTACAAAATTTGTGCGACTTCTTTCAACTCAACCGATAAAGTTAGAATCCATTTTAACTaccaaattatattatttttattttattcttatttattatatatttcttttttaattaaatatttttgaaattataataatattttaagtGGGGAATTTGTgtgacattttttttatattttggtttttaaatattataatgaaactttttgtaaaattaaataatatttttttttttttttttttttttttttttttttttttttttttttttttttttttgaaaattaaatttaatttaaaattaattaaattacaaCGGGAGAAAACCCCtttaaacaaaacaataaGGATGGAGGTGGATTAAAAAAACTCTTTTTGTCCCATAGTAAAACACTATTTttagtcaaaaaaaaaaaaaaatcaaataatttcaaacatattatttaaaagtttaaatttttttattttttttttatattttttatttattttttatatctcctacttttattaaattaaaaaaaaataatccaaattattttcttttttaattattattactctttttttttttttttttttttagaacaaaaacaatttacaaaaactttgctaaaattaatttttcatatataactctttgattttataaaatagttCAGAGTCATTGACATCGTCTGGTAATTGATAGTTTggatcatttaataaatttgataaaatttgtCTTGGAATTTTACCAACTTTTGTTTTTGGTAATTGGTtaataactattattttttttaagactGCCAGTGATTCAATATCTTGCGtgatgatattattaatttcattttgtaatttatttaaatcaattgatggattttcttttaataccAATATACCAATCGGTGCAGTATGGCAATCTGGACTTAAAATACCAATAGAACAACATTCTAAAACTGATggatgttttaaaattgatgtgtcaattgtatttaattgaattttattaaaacctATCTTAATTTGATCATCTGATCTTGAAACAATTGTATAAAATCCTCTTTGATCTTTATAACCTAAATCACCTGAATCGTAGTAACCTGGAAATCTTGTAAATAGTTGTTTAAacttttcatcatttttataaaatgtaaTTGTAAAACTGGGAGGCATTGGTAGTTTAAATGCAACTAaaccaatttcatttgaattcaAAACTTCACCTTCTTCTGAAAGTATTGATGGTCTAATATAAATTGATGGTACGCCAGTGGCTCTATAAGGAATATTTAAAGCATGGACACTAATAAATGAAGTTACGCCAATTTCACTTTGACCAAATACTcttaaacattttatttttaacttttgtTCAATATATTCTGGAATTGATTCTTCAATTACTTCACCACCACAccatatttcttttaaatttgataaatcataCTTAGAACGTACAATTGTTCCTTCAGGATCAGTTTTAATAAGGTATCTAAATACAGATGGGGATGGAAACGTATGTGTTACTTTATGTTTTACAATAGCTATCCATAAATCATCTTCCAtatgtttgttttttataatacCACCTTCATACATTACCAAGGTGTTTCCTCCAGATAATAAACCATAAAAGAAACCATGAAATGATACCCACCCAATATTTGTATGTGAAAATACAATTTGAGGTATATCTGATTCTTTACGGAATGTATAGTATTTAATACCAACCATATGCGGACCATTACTTCTTACAACAGCTTTGGTATTACCAGTTGTGCCACTTGTATAAAGTATATATAATGGATGACTTGATTCTACTGGTACATATTCATAAAATggtgattgattattttcttttaattttttaatttcatcatacCAACTTAATGTATTTGGAATAGTTGGAATAGTttgaactttttttaattttgtttcaTCCAAAACTTCATTTCTAAATAAAGTTATTACATTACTTGGtttaaaagttgataattcaattgcttcttttaaatttggtgtaAATGTAATGATTTCGTCATTTAAAATACCATAATTTgttgtaattattaattttggtgtAATTGTTTCGATTCTATCTATTAAACTTTTAACCGAAGAACCATCGAATAATGTACATTGAGTTGCACCAATACGAGCACATGATAACATTGCAATCAATGGTTCTAATGTATTTGccataaatattaaaacattatcattttttgaaacatttaaatttaaaagtactCTTGAAAATTCACATACTTTTTcatataattgataatatgttaatttaattgttttctttaaaaatggaCATTCATAAATTAATGCATCTTGATCTCTTTTAGCAggatttttaatatgaatatctaataaattataacatGTATTTAATTCACCACCTTTAAACCAATCTGGATATATTTCATCGCCACTATAAACTTTATCATACATTTTAtcccttttatttttaaaaatcttagtttttgttttaattttaatatctcttttttaacaaagaaaaaaaaagatatatatTTACCAAAAAACATTCTTTTTAGCAACCTCATCCCAAAAAGCTTCTGGATTAGACTTTGAATaactattatcatttaaataatcaaaaggATCACTAAGTTTATACatatttgttattaattatttaataaaatgaaaatgaaaaattaaatataatagtGCACAAACtctaatgaaaaaaaaaaaaaaaaaaaaaaattcttattGTTTGTtagataatatttttatataattaaaaataaaaaattttaattaaaataaattaaattatttccactaaaatattttagaaattCTACACACCCCAGtgtgttttttaatttaatttaatttattttaattaaaatttttatttttatgttgTTT comes from Dictyostelium discoideum AX4 chromosome 2 chromosome, whole genome shotgun sequence and encodes:
- the aslK-2 gene encoding hypothetical protein → MYKLSDPFDYLNDNSYSKSNPEAFWDEVAKKNVFWDKMYDKVYSGDEIYPDWFKGGELNTCYNLLDIHIKNPAKRDQDALIYECPFLKKTIKLTYYQLYEKVCEFSRVLLNLNVSKNDNVLIFMANTLEPLIAMLSCARIGATQCTLFDGSSVKSLIDRIETITPKLIITTNYGILNDEIITFTPNLKEAIELSTFKPSNVITLFRNEVLDETKLKKVQTIPTIPNTLSWYDEIKKLKENNQSPFYEYVPVESSHPLYILYTSGTTGNTKAVVRSNGPHMVGIKYYTFRKESDIPQIVFSHTNIGWVSFHGFFYGLLSGGNTLVMYEGGIIKNKHMEDDLWIAIVKHKVTHTFPSPSVFRYLIKTDPEGTIVRSKYDLSNLKEIWCGGEVIEESIPEYIEQKLKIKCLRVFGQSEIGVTSFISVHALNIPYRATGVPSIYIRPSILSEEGEVLNSNEIGLVAFKLPMPPSFTITFYKNDEKFKQLFTRFPGYYDSGDLGYKDQRGFYTIVSRSDDQIKIGFNKIQLNTIDTSILKHPSVLECCSIGILSPDCHTAPIGILVLKENPSIDLNKLQNEINNIITQDIESLAVLKKIIVINQLPKTKVGKIPRQILSNLLNDPNYQLPDDVNDSELFYKIKELYMKN